A single window of Rana temporaria chromosome 1, aRanTem1.1, whole genome shotgun sequence DNA harbors:
- the LOC120944265 gene encoding vomeronasal type-2 receptor 26-like translates to MNKAKQKGSSLVASYRYVLDFLFAIEEINNDPNILPNVTLGYHLYDSCSNENKALDKYLRHVEYDDKLEKRQYYDENGEMKTVYYIYNLVTSHNELNSYRHVGSYTPWAPPDKQLFINLPAITWKSDSRQVPRSQCSENCPPGKRKTKNDMPQICCYDCVQCSEGEISNVTDSQNCIKCLAVEYANDQRDRCILKQEEYLAYSDTLSIILLCTSALLTVTSVLILFIFTFYRETPIIKANNKNLSFILLVSLSLCFLCVFLFIGRPADSTCMFRQVVFGITFSISVSSVLAKTVMVCIAFKASRPGSFWTKLIGVKCSNCIVLLTSFVEVIISIAWLAFSPPYQDVDTQTYHKKIVIECTEGSTVAFYTVLGYLGFLAFLSFSVAFIARKLPDQFNEARYITFSMLVFCSVWITMIPTYLSTKGKNTVAVEIFSILASSAGLLGCIFFPKCYIILLKPQMNKKIHISEKVIT, encoded by the exons ATGAACAAAGCCAAGCAGAAGGGAAG ttcTCTGGTGGCCAGTTACAGGTATGTTCTGGATTTTCTTTTTGCCATTGAGGAAATTAATAATGATCCCAACATTTTACCAAATGTGACTCTTGGATATCACTTGTATGACTCGTGTTCCAATGAAAATAAAGCT CTGGATAAATATTTAAGACACGTTGAATATGATGATAAATTGGAGAAAAGACAGTACTATGATGAAAATGGAGAAATGAAGACAGTCTACTATATTTATAACTTGGTAACTTCCCATAATGAGCTTAACAGTTATAGGCATGTGGGTTCATACACCCCATGGGCTCCACCAGATAAGCAGCTTTTTATCAATTTACCAGCAATTACCTGGAAAAGTGATTCTCGGCAG GTTCCGAGATCTCAATGTTCTGAAAACTGTCCACctggtaaaagaaaaacaaagaatgATATGCCGCAAATCTGCTGTTATGACTGTGTACAGTGttctgaaggagaaatctccaatGTGACTG ATAGCCAAAACTGTATAAAATGTCTGGCGGTGGAGTACGCCAATGACCAAAGGGATCGCTGTATATTAAAACAAGAGGAATATTTGGCTTATTCTGACACTCTTTCCATTATCCTTTTATGCACCTCGGCCCTTTTAACAGTTACTTCTGTTCTAATACTGTTTATATTCACGTTTTACCGGGAAACACCAATTATCAAAGCTAATAACAAGAACCTGAGTTTTATTCTCCTTGTCTCCCTTTCATTGTGTTTCCTCTGTGTATTCTTGTTCATCGGTCGCCCTGCTGATAGCACCTGCATGTTCCGACAAGTCGTATTTGGAATCACCTTTTCCATTTCGGTGTCTTCTGTGCTGGCCAAGACTGTTATGGTCTGCATTGCCTTTAAAGCATCCAGGCCTGGGAGTTTCTGGACAAAACTGATTGGGGTTAAATGTTCTAATTGTATTGTTCTCTTGACTTCTTTTGTAGAAGTTATAATAAGCATTGCCTGGTTGGCTTTTTCACCTCCATATCAAGATGTAGACACACAGACTTACCACAAAAAGATTGTAATTGAGTGCACCGAGGGCTCCACAGTTGCTTTTTATACAGTTCTAGGATATTTAGGATTTTTGGCCTTTCTTAGTTTTTCTGTGGCATTCATAGCCAGAAAATTGCCAGATCAGTTTAATGAAGCCAGgtacatcaccttcagcatgctggtcttctgcagtgtctggattaCTATGATCCCAACCTACCTTAGCACTAAAGGTAAAAACACAGTGGCCGTGGAAATATTTTCCATATTAGCTTCAAGTGCTGGGCTGTTAggctgtatttttttcccaaaatgttaTATTATATTGCTTAAGCCCCAAATGAATAAAAAGATTCATATATCTGAGAAGGTAATCACATGA